Part of the Kamptonema formosum PCC 6407 genome, TACGCCCGCATTTTTAAAGGAGAAGATGGCAAACGCGGCGGGCCAAAAAATATGACAGGAGCTCAGGGAAGCGAACGCACTATTGAGGTTCCTTGTGGCACAGTTGTATATGATGCGGAAACTAACGAACTTCTGGGAGATTTAATTAAACCTGGTCAAACTCTTTGTGTTGCTCAAGGAGGTAAAGGTGGATTGGGAAATAAATGTTTTTTGACCAATTCTAACCGCGCTCCCGATTATGCTATGCCGGGAAAAGATGGTGAAGTACGGATGTTACGGCTAGAGTTAAAACTATTAGCTGAAGTGGGAATTATTGGTTTACCAAATGCGGGAAAATCTACGCTAATTTCTGCTTTATCTGCTGCCAGACCAAAAATAGCAGATTACCCATTTACAACTTTAGTACCGAATTTAGGAGTAGTAAGAAAGCCAACTGGTGACGGCACAGTTTTTGCTGATATTCCAGGGTTAATTGAGGGAGCACACGCGGGTGCAGGTCTTGGCCATGACTTTTTACGCCATATTGAACGCACTCGTTTATTGCTGCATTTGATTGATATTACTGATGAAAATCCGGTTGCCAATTATCTAACTATTCAGGAAGAATTAAAGGCTTACGGGCGAGGTTTGGCGGATAGACAACTAATTTTAGCAGTCAATAAAGTGGATGCGATTGATACTGAAAGTGAGGAAATTCATAGTCTAATTAGCAGACTAGGTGAACTAGCAAAAGCTCCAGTTTTATTGATTTCTGCTGTTAGCCGCGTTGGTTTAGAAGAGTTAATGCAAGAAGTATGGGGTAAACTTGATGAGATGAATGAGAAGGAACGCGAAGAACGCCAGTCTGCGGAGTTAGTAATTCCCCTAAAATAGATTAAGAATTACACAAAAAGAACTTGTTTTTGTCGTGTAATGAAGCAATCCCAAAACCTTGTTACATCGTTACAATACCTAAGTCCTGTAGATTAAAAGGATTAAGCGTGTCAGGTATAAAGTCTCAAGTAAAAATGCCTTTACTAGATGCCTTACGAGATTGTACAAATAAGTCCAATGCACCATTTTATGCACCTGGACATAAGCTGGGGGTAGGCATATCAAAACCCCTTTCGGACTTGTTAGGAATAGCGGTATTTAGAGCAGATTTGCCGGAGTTACCAGAGTTAGATAACCTATTTGCTCCCGAAGGTGTAATTTTAGAAGCGCAACAGTTAGCTGCTGAGGCATTTGGTGCAGAATTTACTTGGTTTTTAACCAACGGTTCAACTTGCGGAATAGTAGCTGCAATTTTGGCTACTTGCAGTCAGGGAGACAAGATTATTTTACCTCGAAATATCCATCAATCGGCTATTTCAGGTTTAATTCTTTCTGGTGCAATTCCAATTTTTGTTAATCCTGAATATGATGCTAATTGGGATATAGCTAACTGTATTACACCGAAAAATTTAGCAATTGCTTTAGAACAACATCCCGATGCTAAAGCGGTGATGGTAGTTTATCCAACTTATCACGGCGTATGTGGAAATTTAGAGGAGATCGCGCAACTTACACATCAATATCATATTCCTTTATTAGTAGATGAAGCGCACGGCGCACATTTTAATTTTCATCCAGATTTACCAAGAACTGCCTTAAGTTGTGGTGCAGATTTAACGGTACAATCTACTCATAAAGTTCTGGGTGCGATGACTCAGGCTTCTATGTTGCACGTTCAGGGAAATTATATTAATATCTCTAGACTAAATAGAGCCTTACAATTGGTTCAATCTACCAGTCCTAGTTATCTACTTTTAGCATCTTTAGATGCAGCTCGTCAGCAAATGGCACTGCATGGAGAAGAGTTAATGACGCGAACTTTAATGTTAGCTGAGACAGCGCGATCGCGCCTTAGTGAAATTCCAGGATTATCAGTTTTAGAACTTTTAAATACTCCTGGTTTTGTTAGCTTAGATTCAACTAGATTAACTGTTAAAATCTCAGATTTAGGATTGAGTGGCTTTGCAGTTGATGAAATTCTCAATGAAGAATTAGGTGTGACTGCTGAATTACCAATGTTAAAGCATTTAACATTTATTATCAGTCTGGGAAATACAGAGTCAGATATCGATCGTTTAATTGAAGCTTTTATGACTATTTCCCACCGAAATTTAAGCAGGAAAAATGTAAAAAGAAACGACAATCAACTAGAAAAATCTCCCCATCTCCCCCTCTCCCCATCTCCTCCTCTCCCTCTCTCCCCCTCTCCCCATCTCCTCTCCCCGCGCGACGCTTTCTTTGCAACGGCGGAGGTGGTATTAGTAGATAGGGCTTGCGATCGCATCAGTGCTGAGCTCATCTGTCCCTATCCCCCTGGAATCCCAATTTTGATTCCCGGTGAAATCATCACCCAGGAAGCGGTAGAATATCTACAAGAAGTCTTGATTTTGGGTGGATGTATAACAGGATGCAGCGATCCAACCCTCAAAACGTTTAAGGTAGTAAAAGATTAATTATTAATATTTCTACACTATCAAAGTGATAGAATTATTCACAAAAATCTATAGCACCCCTAGCATTACTCTTGATTTTCTTAAAGAGAGTGTCTTTATGAGTTAGATAGTTCTTCTATATTCTTCCCTAGCCCCTAACCCCTTTTTCTATATTTATCCCTAACCCCTAACCTCTAACCCCTTCTTTCCCTAGTCCCTAGCCCCTAGCCCCTAGCCCCTTCTTATTATGCTTTGGCCCTATGTTACCCCCGGTATTTCTGATGATTTATTTGAGCGTTTACCCGGCATTCCGATGAGTAAGCGAGAAAGTAGATTGCTGTTAATTTCCCATTTACGTCTGCAAGCAGACTCGGTGGTTTGGGACATTGGCGCGGGGACTGGAACGATCGCAGTTGAAACAGGTTTATTATGCCCTAAAGGTCAAATTATTGCCATAGAACGCGATGAGGAAGTAGCGAGTTTGATTCGCAGAAATTGCGATCGCTTTGAGCTCAAAAACGTAGAAGTAATAGAAGGTAGTGCCCCAGAATGCCTTAAAGATTTGCCCTCTCGCCCTCACCGAGTTTGTATTGAGGGAGGTAGGCCACTTAAAGTCATTCTCCAAGAAGTTTGGCGGTATTTGCAACCCCAAGGTCGAGTTGTTGCTACTGCGGGAAATTTAGAGAGTTTGTATGCTCTTTCTGAAGGGTTTGCAGAGTTACAAGTTCGCAATATTGAGGTGGTGCAGTCGGCGGTTAATCGTTTGGAAACGCGGGGGATTCATCAAACTTTTGCGGCTGTAGATCCCATTTTTATTCTAAGTGGGGAAAAGTTGGATTAGATGCGCGATCGTGTAGAGATGGGTTTGCGATCGCAGACAATCTCTTTATTCTCACTTAATTGGGCTGGTGACACTACCTTGGGGCTCTGCGCCAGCCTGCTGCTACCGCTTCTGATTCAGAGCAGAACCACTTTTCTCCTTTTGCAGAATCAATGATTGTTCCATCGTAGTCCTCCATCCCTGGAACGTGATAAAACTTATTCCCTGTGGAAATCGAGATGTTACCTTTGATAACACAGTTTGGTTTTATAATTGATGTAATTGGCATAGGGGAACGACTAGGGAGCGACTGCATCTGAAAAAGCCCAATGGTAACTATAACCCCAACGCCAATAGTAGTTTCGAGCAACCCACCTTTCTTTCTTTTCCGTTTAGCTGGCGAAGTCTTGATTTTCTGTGTAGTTGAAGATTGAGAAATAACGCCTTGAATTGAAGCATCAGAAGCGCAAAATTTTCCATCCGTTCCCCTTGTCAATTTATAGAAAATTGTGTCTCCAATTTTTGGGCGGCGACCCTTTGTTTTTACGGCACTGATATGCAAAAATACTTCTCTACCACCTGCGCTAGGTTTAATAAATCCGAAGCCCCTATCATCATTCCACTTTATCAATTGCCCCTTCGTCAAATCAAATTTCATGGAGAACCTCACCGCTGACCGACATTTATTAAATAACAGCCACATTAGATAGTAGACTTTACTGGATACAACTTTTGTTTGTCAAGCTTTACTCCTCAGACTCAATTTTAGCTTTCCAAGCTTTAAGCTTAGCGCGAATTGCTTATTGCTCAGCTTTTGGAGGCATTGCTGCAATTTGGGCAAAACGTTCGTGGTTACGATCTTCCCAGTATTGCTGAATTTCTTCTGCTTGCTGTAAAACAATTTGATATTCTGCTTCGACTTCAAACGGTTGTCATGTCTATCGCCTCCTAGAAATTATCTCCATATTACCTCAAGATCAAAATAGAGTTGCAACACTCTTGGTATTAAGAGCGATCGATAATTTCTTATTTTGTTAAAAACTGCTGTAAACTGGAAACAAACCAAATCATAAAAGCTAGAACTGATGTCCTCCCCACCAAGTCAGCCGAATGAAATTGAGTTGATTGTTCAAGCTTCCCACCCGCAATTATTAGCCGGTCTAGATGCTTGGCTGCATCTGGGTTTACTCTCAGAAACTCAGGTCAAACAACTATGCTACAAATACCTAGTATGTCGCCTACCAGAACCAGCCGCCGAGCCTTTTAGAATTCCTACAGTAACAACAACGCCCCTTTTACCTGCTAACATCACTCCCCAAACACAGGTAAAATCTCCGGCTACTCCCAATTTTATTACATCAGTTTTGCAGTCACTTATGGCAGAACTCAGTGTAGTTTGGTTGTTATTTTTAGGAGTATTTTTAGTAGTAATATCCTCTGGAGTTCTCGCCGCTTCTCAGTGGGAGCGTTTTCCTGCTGCTGGACAATATGGAGTTTTACTAGGTTATACTTTGACATTTTGGGCTATTAGCACCTGGGTTAGTAAACAGAATAATTTGCAATTGACAGCTCAAACTTTGCAACTGGTGACGCTGTTGTTAGTACCGATCAATTTTTGGGCAATGGATACCTTTGGACTATGGCAATATCCCTTAAATTGGGTAGTAGCATTAGTGGCAGCCTTAATTCTGACATTTATTACTTGGAAACTCGTTAAAAAGCAATCGGAAAGACAACAAGAAACCAATAAATTAACTGCAATCAATCATTTAGCTTTGAGTTATTTGCATTCAGGCTGGATATTACCGGGAGGAGCATTAATTGCTGTTTATTTGGGGACAATTAGCACAGCTATTATTACATTCTATCAAACTCGTCAGCCGAAATCAACTCTAAGAGAGGGAGAGGATGTAAGCCAAATATTAGCTTTAAGAACCGATTTTCTTCCTTCTAAAAAAGCAGCTTTAGTAGTCTATGCTTTGGCAATCTTGCTAGGAAGAGCCATATTTGTTAAAGGTATAGAAATCAATCAATTGGGTTTAGCGTTGGGTATTTGTGGGGCGCTTTTAGCGTGGCTAGACCAACAACAAAAAGGTGATTTATCTGCCCAGCCTACTCCTGCAAAAGTATTCAACTGGGAAGCAGTGGGAGGCGCTTTATTGGCTATCGGCTGGTGGGTTTCTATATGGGATATTCCAGGTCAAGCGATCGCAGTTAGCGGCCTAGCCTTATGGTTTTTTAGTAGTCGCTTAGTTCGATTCTGGCGACGGATTGATTTGTTAATTTTATTTGGGATTGGACTTCAGGCAATTTTGCTATTTTGGCGGCTAATTCCCTTTGAATTTAAAACACAAACTCTAGCTATTTTAACTCAACTCACTAATTCTGAGGAAAATCCTTGGACATTGCTGAGCCTAGCGCTATTTCCTTACCTAATTTTAACAGTTAGTTTAACACAATGGTTGTATCGTCAGCGACAGCCTCAACTTGCTGGCTTTGGAGAAGGAATTGCACTTTTTTTCG contains:
- the obgE gene encoding GTPase ObgE; this encodes MQFIDQAEIQVVAGKGGDGMVAFRREKYVPAGGPSGGNGGKGGSVNMVAVERLQTLLDFRYARIFKGEDGKRGGPKNMTGAQGSERTIEVPCGTVVYDAETNELLGDLIKPGQTLCVAQGGKGGLGNKCFLTNSNRAPDYAMPGKDGEVRMLRLELKLLAEVGIIGLPNAGKSTLISALSAARPKIADYPFTTLVPNLGVVRKPTGDGTVFADIPGLIEGAHAGAGLGHDFLRHIERTRLLLHLIDITDENPVANYLTIQEELKAYGRGLADRQLILAVNKVDAIDTESEEIHSLISRLGELAKAPVLLISAVSRVGLEELMQEVWGKLDEMNEKEREERQSAELVIPLK
- a CDS encoding aminotransferase class I/II-fold pyridoxal phosphate-dependent enzyme, which produces MPLLDALRDCTNKSNAPFYAPGHKLGVGISKPLSDLLGIAVFRADLPELPELDNLFAPEGVILEAQQLAAEAFGAEFTWFLTNGSTCGIVAAILATCSQGDKIILPRNIHQSAISGLILSGAIPIFVNPEYDANWDIANCITPKNLAIALEQHPDAKAVMVVYPTYHGVCGNLEEIAQLTHQYHIPLLVDEAHGAHFNFHPDLPRTALSCGADLTVQSTHKVLGAMTQASMLHVQGNYINISRLNRALQLVQSTSPSYLLLASLDAARQQMALHGEELMTRTLMLAETARSRLSEIPGLSVLELLNTPGFVSLDSTRLTVKISDLGLSGFAVDEILNEELGVTAELPMLKHLTFIISLGNTESDIDRLIEAFMTISHRNLSRKNVKRNDNQLEKSPHLPLSPSPPLPLSPSPHLLSPRDAFFATAEVVLVDRACDRISAELICPYPPGIPILIPGEIITQEAVEYLQEVLILGGCITGCSDPTLKTFKVVKD
- the cbiT gene encoding precorrin-6Y C5,15-methyltransferase subunit CbiT, producing MLWPYVTPGISDDLFERLPGIPMSKRESRLLLISHLRLQADSVVWDIGAGTGTIAVETGLLCPKGQIIAIERDEEVASLIRRNCDRFELKNVEVIEGSAPECLKDLPSRPHRVCIEGGRPLKVILQEVWRYLQPQGRVVATAGNLESLYALSEGFAELQVRNIEVVQSAVNRLETRGIHQTFAAVDPIFILSGEKLD
- a CDS encoding cold shock domain-containing protein; translated protein: MKFDLTKGQLIKWNDDRGFGFIKPSAGGREVFLHISAVKTKGRRPKIGDTIFYKLTRGTDGKFCASDASIQGVISQSSTTQKIKTSPAKRKRKKGGLLETTIGVGVIVTIGLFQMQSLPSRSPMPITSIIKPNCVIKGNISISTGNKFYHVPGMEDYDGTIIDSAKGEKWFCSESEAVAAGWRRAPR